In Arthrobacter sp. StoSoilB5, one genomic interval encodes:
- a CDS encoding DUF4118 domain-containing protein — protein sequence MPGPEAQSTEADAVLLRLPAVRGIGRGRVATGLFLALLMPPGVEVLVTLLGFRNFAMIMLLQLAAAVAVAAIGGLWPAVVAAVLGSFLLNYFSAEPVGSLSIADPTTLFTLVVFLAVACGVALAVGLASRRAQEAARSEAEATALSELALRILSSDGSLESFLEKVRGNLGMEAVTLLGSPTPDSVTVPGAPPQWRVLASAGPNPPVTHAAADHAAVVDPHYTLLLRGGALSSQHQRLLAAFGAFVVAVRERQQLVKSRRDNLRLAEGNKMRTSILRAVSHDLRTPLAGIKLAVSSLRQEEVQFPPDVEKELLETIENYADRLDHLVDNLLDMSRITADAVNPLLAGTTWAEILPEALRGIPKDRIRNELQPNLPPVTADAGMLESVVANIVENAVKYAPGSDVVLTARAGAGITVGDRPASELRIVDHGSGVGHNEVLEMFQPFQRLGDSPAPASAGGGIGLGLAVAKGFTEAMGGTLMAEPTPGGGLTMVVTLPLWTGHGGGRA from the coding sequence ATGCCAGGTCCTGAAGCACAAAGCACCGAAGCCGACGCCGTTCTCCTGCGTCTTCCCGCGGTTCGGGGCATCGGCCGTGGACGTGTTGCCACAGGCCTTTTCCTGGCCCTGCTGATGCCGCCCGGCGTCGAAGTACTGGTCACTTTGCTGGGCTTCCGCAACTTCGCCATGATCATGCTCCTTCAGCTGGCAGCAGCCGTGGCCGTTGCCGCCATCGGAGGCCTGTGGCCGGCCGTGGTCGCAGCAGTGCTGGGCAGTTTCCTGTTGAACTACTTCTCCGCCGAACCCGTTGGTTCGCTGTCCATCGCTGATCCCACCACCCTCTTCACCCTTGTGGTTTTCCTGGCTGTGGCCTGCGGCGTGGCGCTCGCGGTGGGACTGGCAAGCCGCAGGGCCCAGGAAGCTGCGAGGTCCGAGGCAGAGGCCACGGCCCTGAGCGAGTTGGCCCTGCGCATCCTTAGCTCGGACGGCAGCCTTGAGTCCTTCCTTGAAAAGGTCCGCGGCAACCTCGGCATGGAAGCTGTGACATTGTTGGGTTCCCCCACCCCGGACAGCGTCACAGTGCCAGGGGCGCCGCCACAGTGGAGGGTCCTTGCGAGTGCCGGCCCCAATCCGCCGGTGACCCACGCCGCGGCCGACCATGCCGCCGTCGTCGATCCCCACTACACGCTGTTGTTGCGCGGCGGTGCGCTGTCTTCGCAACACCAGCGGCTGCTGGCCGCCTTCGGAGCGTTCGTGGTTGCCGTGCGTGAGCGGCAGCAACTGGTCAAGAGCCGGCGGGACAACCTTCGCCTGGCCGAGGGAAACAAGATGCGCACGTCCATCCTTCGTGCCGTTTCGCATGACTTGCGGACGCCGCTGGCCGGCATCAAACTGGCTGTCAGCAGCCTGCGGCAGGAAGAGGTCCAGTTCCCGCCGGACGTGGAGAAGGAGTTGCTGGAGACAATCGAGAATTACGCCGATCGCCTGGACCATTTGGTGGACAACCTGCTGGATATGTCCCGGATTACCGCCGACGCCGTGAACCCGTTGCTCGCGGGCACCACGTGGGCTGAAATTCTGCCTGAAGCACTACGCGGGATCCCGAAGGACCGGATACGCAACGAGCTGCAACCCAACCTTCCGCCGGTAACGGCTGATGCCGGAATGCTGGAGAGCGTGGTGGCCAACATCGTTGAAAACGCAGTGAAATACGCGCCGGGTTCGGACGTTGTCCTCACTGCGCGTGCAGGCGCCGGGATCACCGTGGGGGACAGGCCTGCCAGCGAACTGAGGATCGTGGACCACGGCAGCGGAGTGGGACACAACGAGGTGCTTGAGATGTTCCAGCCATTCCAGCGGCTTGGCGATTCGCCTGCCCCCGCAAGCGCCGGCGGTGGAATCGGCCTGGGACTTGCGGTGGCCAAAGGTTTTACGGAAGCCATGGGAGGCACGCTTATGGCGGAGCCGACGCCAGGTGGCGGCCTGACCATGGTGGTTACGCTGCCGTTGTGGACCGGTCACGGCGGGGGCAGGGCATGA
- a CDS encoding MOSC domain-containing protein, whose product MNTASLLAVCRVHQLLPDPEGSVGVTAIDKRPVEGPVKIHKLGVHGDVQANRFDHGGEDQALYAYSQADADYWSTELDRELPAGVFGENLRVAGIETTGAVIGERWKIGLDVEVEVTSPRVPCATFQRSLDEPQWVKRFTQAGRVGTYLRVIKTGTVSAGDHIHRLFVPKHGITVGQWFSEPTPDMVQALLDAEADGEVRLQDEYHDKFEKVLRRNGL is encoded by the coding sequence ATGAACACCGCATCCCTCCTCGCTGTCTGCCGTGTCCACCAGCTGTTGCCGGACCCGGAAGGAAGCGTTGGCGTCACCGCGATCGATAAGCGTCCCGTGGAAGGCCCCGTCAAGATCCACAAGCTCGGGGTCCATGGTGACGTCCAGGCAAACCGGTTCGATCACGGGGGCGAAGACCAGGCGCTTTACGCCTATTCCCAGGCAGACGCCGACTACTGGTCCACGGAACTGGATCGTGAGCTTCCAGCCGGGGTGTTCGGGGAGAACCTGCGCGTGGCCGGAATCGAAACCACGGGAGCCGTGATTGGTGAACGCTGGAAGATCGGTCTGGATGTGGAAGTGGAAGTGACGTCCCCGCGGGTCCCGTGCGCCACGTTCCAGCGCTCGCTGGACGAGCCGCAATGGGTGAAGCGCTTCACGCAGGCCGGACGGGTGGGAACATACCTGCGCGTGATCAAGACCGGGACGGTCTCTGCGGGAGACCACATTCACCGGCTGTTCGTACCGAAGCATGGCATTACCGTTGGCCAGTGGTTCAGCGAGCCCACGCCGGACATGGTCCAGGCCCTGCTCGACGCCGAAGCGGACGGTGAGGTCCGGCTTCAGGATGAATACCATGACAAGTTCGAGAAAGTCCTGCGTCGGAACGGGCTGTAA
- a CDS encoding response regulator, with product MTRVLIVEDEAQIARAMQVTLQAHGYQAVTVGNGADALNAVAKQSVNIVVLDLGLPDMDGVEIIRRIRGWSSMPIIVLSARHASEDKVEALDAGADDYVTKPFGLDELLARLRVASRRVLTDREEPTLATSDFMVDLAGKKIVKDGSEVRLTPTEWNILELLVRNKGKLVSQQQILTQVWGQAYAKETQYLRVYIAQLRRKLERDPAAPRHLHTEAGMGYRFDP from the coding sequence ATGACCCGGGTGCTGATAGTTGAGGACGAAGCCCAGATTGCGCGGGCAATGCAGGTCACCTTGCAGGCCCATGGCTATCAGGCAGTGACCGTGGGAAACGGCGCCGACGCCTTGAACGCGGTGGCGAAACAAAGCGTGAATATTGTTGTGCTGGACCTTGGCTTGCCGGACATGGACGGAGTGGAGATCATCCGCCGCATCCGCGGGTGGAGCAGCATGCCCATCATCGTCTTGTCCGCCCGGCATGCCTCGGAGGACAAAGTTGAAGCGCTCGACGCCGGCGCGGACGACTACGTGACCAAGCCTTTCGGACTGGATGAACTGCTTGCGCGGCTTCGGGTTGCCTCGCGCCGGGTCCTTACCGATCGTGAAGAACCTACCTTGGCGACGTCGGACTTCATGGTGGACCTGGCCGGCAAGAAAATCGTGAAGGATGGTTCAGAGGTGAGGCTGACGCCCACCGAGTGGAACATCCTGGAGTTGCTGGTCCGGAACAAGGGGAAGCTCGTGAGCCAGCAGCAGATCCTGACGCAGGTCTGGGGTCAGGCCTATGCCAAGGAGACCCAATATCTGCGGGTCTATATTGCCCAGTTGCGGCGAAAGCTGGAGCGGGACCCGGCCGCGCCGCGTCACTTGCACACCGAAGCGGGAATGGGTTACCGGTTCGATCCTTAA